In Horticoccus luteus, the following proteins share a genomic window:
- a CDS encoding protein-disulfide reductase DsbD family protein: MRLLRSLVILLCGLTTALATRAESHVQASLVAADTGIQPGHTFTVALRLVHEPHWHTYWLNPGTGLATTIDWKLPEGFHASAIQWPAPIVIKDHTGTVTGNGYDGDTLLPVEITAPADLAPGTTVQLKATVDWLMCSDVCIPGSGDISLTLPVTAAAPAPDATWGEKIRGVVADLPRPLPAWHFDAQRTGDTITLHVTGDAAADHTPRGLHFFADDNLIAYEQPQNVVSSGAHIFTLTLPVSPDGPANATELHGVLTSETGWLADGSLRGLRVDTPLAHDGAARNTAAPADHGSEAGTSTFASPSSTGSLGGTLLLAFLGGLILNLMPCVFPVLGLKILGFVNQAGHARSRVITHGLVFTAGVLLSFWTLAGVLAVLRAGGAKLGWGFQLQSPAFVFGLAVLLLVFALNMSGVFEFGLRATAVGSGLQTKSGLTGSFFTGVLATIVATPCSAPFLAPALGAALALSTAASFAIFTAIALGLSTPYLLLSIFPSAIKILPRPGAWMETFKQFMAFPLYATVGYLVWVLAGQTSDDGLQNVLFGLVLVALGVWFYGRWHAPGTSTGRARFGSGALIVCAALGLWLGWPAPVAAGPAGTVVQNGLTWQPWSPEAVAKLRAENRIIYVDFTARWCATCQTNKRIVFHNDEVLQTFAAKNIATLRGDWTNQDPRITAELAKYHRSAVPFNVVWLPGRTEPVILPELLTPSTVLDAVRQN; the protein is encoded by the coding sequence ATGAGGTTGCTCCGTTCACTCGTGATTTTACTCTGCGGCCTGACCACCGCCCTCGCCACGCGCGCCGAATCGCACGTGCAGGCTTCACTCGTCGCCGCTGACACGGGCATCCAGCCCGGACATACGTTCACCGTCGCCCTTCGCCTCGTGCACGAGCCGCACTGGCACACCTATTGGCTCAACCCCGGCACCGGCCTCGCCACCACGATCGATTGGAAACTCCCCGAGGGTTTTCACGCCAGCGCGATCCAGTGGCCCGCGCCGATCGTCATCAAAGACCACACCGGCACGGTCACGGGCAACGGCTACGATGGCGACACGCTGCTGCCCGTCGAGATCACCGCGCCCGCCGACCTCGCCCCCGGCACCACCGTGCAACTCAAGGCGACCGTCGACTGGCTCATGTGCTCGGATGTGTGCATCCCCGGCAGCGGCGACATCTCCCTCACGCTGCCCGTCACCGCCGCCGCGCCCGCGCCTGATGCCACGTGGGGCGAAAAAATTCGCGGCGTCGTGGCCGACCTTCCGCGCCCGCTCCCGGCCTGGCACTTCGACGCCCAACGCACCGGCGACACGATCACGTTGCACGTCACAGGGGACGCCGCCGCAGATCACACGCCGCGCGGCCTGCACTTCTTCGCCGACGACAACCTCATCGCTTACGAACAACCGCAAAACGTCGTCTCGTCCGGTGCTCACATTTTCACGCTCACGCTGCCCGTTTCGCCCGACGGTCCCGCCAATGCCACCGAGCTCCACGGTGTGCTCACCAGTGAAACCGGTTGGCTCGCCGACGGCTCGCTGCGCGGCCTCCGCGTCGACACGCCACTCGCTCACGACGGCGCCGCTCGCAACACCGCCGCTCCCGCCGATCACGGTTCCGAGGCCGGCACCTCCACGTTCGCGTCCCCGTCCTCCACCGGAAGCCTCGGCGGCACCCTCCTCCTCGCATTTCTCGGCGGCCTGATTCTTAACCTCATGCCCTGCGTGTTTCCCGTGCTCGGCCTCAAGATCCTCGGTTTCGTCAACCAAGCCGGCCATGCCCGCTCCCGCGTCATCACCCACGGACTCGTCTTCACCGCGGGCGTGCTGCTGTCCTTCTGGACGCTCGCCGGCGTGCTCGCGGTCCTGCGCGCGGGCGGCGCCAAACTCGGCTGGGGCTTCCAACTGCAATCGCCCGCCTTCGTCTTCGGTCTCGCGGTGCTGCTGCTCGTGTTCGCGCTCAACATGAGCGGCGTCTTCGAATTCGGCCTTCGTGCCACCGCCGTTGGCTCGGGCCTGCAGACGAAGTCGGGGCTCACGGGCTCGTTTTTCACCGGCGTGCTCGCCACGATTGTGGCGACGCCCTGCAGCGCTCCGTTTCTCGCTCCCGCGCTGGGTGCGGCGCTGGCGCTTTCGACCGCCGCCTCCTTCGCCATTTTCACCGCCATCGCTCTCGGCCTCTCCACGCCGTATCTGCTGCTGTCGATTTTCCCGTCGGCGATAAAAATCCTCCCGCGGCCCGGCGCGTGGATGGAAACGTTCAAGCAGTTCATGGCGTTTCCGCTCTATGCCACGGTCGGATATCTCGTGTGGGTGCTCGCCGGCCAAACCTCCGACGATGGCCTGCAAAACGTGCTCTTCGGCCTCGTGCTCGTCGCCTTGGGCGTATGGTTCTACGGCCGCTGGCACGCGCCGGGCACGAGCACCGGCCGCGCGCGCTTCGGCAGCGGCGCCCTGATCGTGTGCGCCGCGCTCGGCCTCTGGCTCGGCTGGCCCGCCCCCGTCGCCGCCGGACCCGCCGGCACGGTCGTGCAAAACGGCCTCACCTGGCAACCGTGGAGTCCGGAGGCCGTCGCAAAACTGCGCGCCGAAAACCGCATCATCTACGTCGACTTCACCGCGCGTTGGTGTGCGACGTGCCAGACGAACAAGCGCATCGTGTTTCACAACGACGAGGTGCTGCAGACCTTCGCCGCGAAAAACATCGCTACGCTGCGCGGCGACTGGACGAACCAAGACCCGCGCATCACCGCCGAGCTCGCGAAATACCACCGCAGCGCCGTGCCCTTCAACGTCGTCTGGCTCCCCGGCCGCACCGAGCCCGTGATCCTCCCCGAACTCCTCACGCCCTCGACCGTCCTCGACGCCGTGCGGCAAAACTGA
- a CDS encoding alpha/beta hydrolase, with protein sequence MARYFLLLVAGLFLAVGLLTVVPSPDRAPWQLAVLADNFGHWLALGSVGLVVAAWCARGVGLGWQASVTVIGVAAAALLLRPCWDAARIARVLPAELARTLGPAEVDARPFSVAALGRGDPGAVPVETHEFAPGLKLDFYRAIGRTPAPCVIVVHGGGWNGGKRTEIASLDRWLARQGYAVVAIDYRLAPAHRWPAQAEDVRAALAFVRAHAAAWGVDARKLVLFGRSAGGQIVEAVAYENAEPGVCGVVALYAPNDLFFGYTYAREDDVLKSPALLRNFLGGTPKEVPANYASASGLLHVTPAAPPTLLLHGELDTLVWYRHSVRLAARLRENGVRHALVSLPWATHAFEYNLAGPGGQITTFALAWFLADVTR encoded by the coding sequence ATGGCACGCTATTTTTTGCTCCTGGTGGCGGGGTTGTTTTTGGCGGTGGGATTGCTGACGGTCGTGCCATCGCCGGACCGGGCGCCGTGGCAGTTGGCTGTGCTCGCGGATAATTTTGGCCATTGGCTGGCGCTGGGGAGCGTGGGCCTCGTGGTGGCGGCGTGGTGTGCGCGGGGCGTCGGGCTGGGCTGGCAAGCGAGCGTGACGGTGATTGGGGTGGCGGCGGCGGCCCTCTTGCTGCGGCCGTGTTGGGATGCGGCCCGGATTGCGCGGGTGTTGCCGGCGGAGTTGGCGCGGACGTTGGGGCCGGCGGAGGTCGACGCGCGGCCGTTTTCCGTGGCGGCGCTGGGGCGCGGCGACCCAGGTGCGGTGCCGGTGGAAACGCATGAATTCGCGCCGGGATTGAAGCTGGATTTTTATCGGGCGATCGGCCGGACGCCGGCGCCGTGTGTGATCGTCGTGCACGGCGGCGGGTGGAATGGCGGGAAGCGCACGGAGATCGCGTCGCTTGATCGCTGGCTGGCGCGGCAGGGCTACGCGGTGGTGGCGATCGATTACCGGCTGGCGCCGGCGCATCGCTGGCCGGCGCAGGCGGAGGATGTGCGCGCGGCGCTGGCGTTTGTGCGCGCGCACGCGGCGGCGTGGGGCGTCGATGCGCGCAAGCTGGTGCTGTTCGGTCGCTCGGCGGGCGGGCAGATCGTGGAGGCGGTGGCGTATGAAAACGCGGAGCCGGGGGTGTGTGGCGTGGTGGCGTTGTATGCGCCCAACGATTTATTTTTCGGCTATACCTATGCGCGCGAAGACGACGTGTTGAAATCGCCGGCGTTGTTGCGGAATTTTCTCGGAGGCACGCCGAAGGAGGTGCCGGCGAATTATGCGAGCGCGAGCGGGTTGCTGCACGTGACGCCCGCGGCACCGCCGACGTTGTTGCTGCATGGCGAACTCGATACGCTCGTGTGGTATCGGCACAGCGTGCGGCTCGCCGCGCGGTTGCGGGAGAACGGCGTGCGGCACGCGTTGGTGTCGCTGCCGTGGGCGACGCACGCGTTTGAATATAATCTGGCGGGGCCCGGCGGACAGATCACGACGTTCGCGCTGGCGTGGTTTCTGGCGGACGTGACGCGGTGA
- a CDS encoding ferric reductase-like transmembrane domain-containing protein produces MTAFARLLRSKTFVWIVLILPGLWPAWPLFVRQDSSALADPLKFILHHLGFVACLLLVTVLTFSPLRVLFPRSPVVQALNRHRRLVGVSAFVYAALHFTTHLLYEGGAHPANLPGIFRNVLDKPFQLTGLIALTILLLLAVTSLHAAVRWLGGRRWKNLHRLAYVAAALIAYHQAAARKIFPVQVLWIFIPLVVLELLRLWKTHRPRPAPAAARP; encoded by the coding sequence GTGACCGCCTTCGCCCGCCTGCTCCGTTCGAAAACGTTCGTCTGGATTGTCCTCATCCTGCCCGGTCTCTGGCCCGCGTGGCCGCTCTTCGTGCGCCAGGATTCCAGCGCGCTGGCCGATCCGCTTAAATTCATTCTGCACCACCTCGGCTTCGTCGCCTGCCTGTTGCTCGTCACCGTTCTCACCTTCAGCCCGCTGCGCGTGCTCTTCCCGCGTTCGCCCGTGGTGCAGGCGCTCAACCGCCACCGCCGCCTCGTCGGCGTGAGCGCGTTCGTTTACGCCGCGCTGCATTTCACCACGCATCTCCTTTACGAAGGCGGCGCCCACCCGGCCAATCTCCCCGGCATTTTTCGCAACGTTCTCGACAAACCCTTTCAACTCACCGGCCTGATTGCGTTGACCATCCTTCTCCTCCTCGCAGTCACGAGCCTCCACGCGGCCGTGCGCTGGCTCGGCGGCCGCCGCTGGAAAAACCTCCATCGCCTCGCCTACGTCGCCGCCGCGCTCATCGCTTACCATCAAGCGGCCGCCCGCAAAATTTTCCCCGTGCAGGTCCTCTGGATCTTCATCCCGCTCGTCGTCCTCGAGCTCCTCCGCCTCTGGAAAACGCATCGCCCGCGTCCCGCCCCCGCCGCAGCGCGTCCTTGA
- the msrP gene encoding protein-methionine-sulfoxide reductase catalytic subunit MsrP: MLIRTPSSWELPESAVTPEALYRQRSRRDFLRTLGLGAAALTLGSRSVLAATAGFPDQQNPAYNGTGLKPTPYNLVTSYNNFYEFGLNKDDPKDNANRGWNTDAWTLELAGLVRSPQKIDVNALVRQLGLEQRVYRHRCVEAWSMVVPWDGFPLAKLIALADPLPTAKYVKFTTFYDPSAAVGQRSNSLDWPYVEGLRLDEAMHPLAFIATGIYGKPLPNQNGAPLRLVVPWKYGFKGIKSIVKIELTKREPRNTWNVMAPSEYGFYANVNPTVDHPRWSQASERIIGGGIFSGRQPTLMFNGYEKEVAPLYKDLNLRVNF, encoded by the coding sequence ATGCTCATTCGCACGCCCTCGTCCTGGGAACTCCCCGAAAGCGCCGTCACGCCCGAAGCCCTTTACCGCCAACGCTCGCGCCGGGACTTTCTCCGCACGCTCGGCCTCGGCGCCGCCGCGCTCACCCTTGGCTCCCGTTCCGTCCTCGCCGCCACCGCCGGCTTTCCCGATCAGCAAAACCCCGCCTACAACGGCACCGGCCTCAAGCCCACGCCCTACAATCTCGTCACCAGCTATAACAACTTCTACGAGTTCGGCCTCAACAAGGACGACCCCAAGGATAACGCCAACCGCGGCTGGAACACCGACGCGTGGACCCTCGAGCTCGCCGGCCTGGTCCGCTCGCCGCAGAAAATCGACGTCAACGCCCTCGTGCGCCAACTCGGCCTCGAGCAACGCGTCTATCGCCACCGCTGCGTCGAAGCCTGGTCGATGGTCGTGCCGTGGGACGGGTTTCCCCTCGCGAAACTCATCGCCCTCGCCGACCCGTTGCCGACGGCGAAATACGTCAAGTTCACCACGTTTTACGATCCGTCCGCCGCCGTGGGCCAGCGCAGCAACTCCCTCGACTGGCCCTACGTCGAAGGCCTGCGCCTCGACGAGGCCATGCACCCCCTCGCCTTCATCGCCACCGGCATCTACGGCAAGCCGCTGCCCAACCAGAACGGCGCGCCCCTCCGCCTCGTTGTCCCGTGGAAATACGGTTTCAAAGGCATCAAATCCATCGTGAAGATCGAGCTCACCAAGCGCGAACCGCGCAACACGTGGAACGTCATGGCGCCCAGCGAATATGGCTTCTACGCCAACGTGAACCCCACCGTCGATCATCCGCGCTGGTCGCAAGCGAGCGAGCGCATCATCGGCGGCGGCATCTTCTCCGGCCGCCAGCCCACCCTCATGTTCAACGGCTACGAAAAGGAAGTCGCGCCGCTCTACAAGGACCTGAATCTCCGGGTAAATTTCTGA
- a CDS encoding DUF4177 domain-containing protein has protein sequence MAAWEYKVITSGKGGFATPALLEKFLNDLGREEWEIVEFRSSPDNVLAFTGLVRRSTQRDWTLEDAAAAAARAEAEKLRAEFAAKFQGLSAAAAPGQPQTPAALAADAVEEKHEFRRPVDTSRDFDPDAPEEEKEEWDKIGEEEELPTFFDALKPHMRRNQRGPGMAVGVEYLAKKWDLAEEDIKGALVECGLEVPEDDDAKPVYVEFDGDLYWVNANRRGELWINTKEKPRPVFRTVKAERAHIEDEAKPEARPARSAQQPSPAPAKDAVGSGDGHGAPTEVKAPKAPVALPEGAALLDKVRPQMRRSRRGPGGSGSVSFLSRALRCGEADLLAAFGALGLVVPEAGTEKPVYVELGDEVWWLNRDQRGGIWVNGREKRPGETVESREADDAQAASEAPAGTTSGAGEGQAAASIPAHDLPAAEAPRANEAATAGAAEAPSHNPSGGVLAGVRLLLKETRTGSVAGKVERVADELGKSADELTGALVAAGLKVPEKPREKPVFVEHGGEIFWFNLNGKGELWVNAKASKYPEGGEEDASGADRKPRGARGRGRKKSDAPAGEVNESASDAAPADAAAEAPADEARGE, from the coding sequence ATGGCAGCTTGGGAATACAAGGTCATCACCAGCGGCAAGGGTGGGTTCGCCACGCCGGCATTGCTGGAAAAATTTCTTAACGACCTCGGTCGCGAGGAGTGGGAAATCGTCGAATTTCGTTCTTCACCCGACAACGTGCTCGCGTTCACCGGCCTCGTCCGGCGATCCACGCAACGGGACTGGACGCTCGAGGACGCGGCGGCGGCGGCGGCGCGGGCGGAGGCGGAGAAGCTGCGCGCGGAATTTGCGGCGAAGTTTCAAGGCTTGAGCGCGGCGGCGGCCCCCGGCCAACCGCAGACACCCGCGGCGCTGGCGGCGGACGCAGTGGAGGAAAAGCACGAATTTCGCCGCCCGGTGGACACCTCGCGCGACTTCGATCCGGATGCGCCGGAAGAAGAAAAAGAAGAGTGGGACAAGATTGGAGAAGAGGAGGAGCTGCCGACGTTTTTCGATGCGTTGAAGCCGCACATGCGCCGCAACCAGCGCGGGCCGGGGATGGCGGTGGGTGTGGAGTATCTCGCGAAGAAATGGGATCTGGCGGAAGAGGACATCAAGGGCGCGCTCGTGGAGTGCGGCCTCGAGGTGCCGGAGGACGACGACGCGAAACCGGTCTACGTGGAATTCGACGGCGATCTTTACTGGGTGAACGCGAATCGTCGCGGTGAGCTTTGGATTAATACGAAGGAGAAGCCGCGTCCGGTGTTTCGCACCGTGAAGGCGGAGCGCGCGCACATCGAAGACGAGGCGAAGCCGGAGGCGCGCCCGGCGCGGTCGGCGCAGCAGCCATCGCCGGCACCCGCGAAGGACGCGGTCGGAAGCGGCGACGGGCACGGAGCCCCGACTGAAGTAAAAGCGCCGAAGGCGCCGGTGGCGTTGCCCGAAGGGGCGGCGTTGCTCGACAAGGTGCGGCCGCAGATGCGGCGGAGCCGGCGCGGGCCGGGTGGCTCGGGGAGTGTAAGTTTTCTGTCGCGCGCGCTGCGCTGCGGCGAAGCGGATTTGCTGGCGGCGTTTGGCGCGCTCGGCCTCGTGGTGCCGGAAGCCGGGACGGAGAAGCCGGTGTATGTCGAACTCGGCGACGAAGTCTGGTGGTTGAATCGCGACCAGCGCGGCGGCATCTGGGTCAACGGTCGCGAGAAGCGGCCGGGTGAGACAGTGGAATCGCGCGAAGCGGATGATGCGCAGGCGGCGAGCGAAGCGCCGGCGGGCACGACCAGCGGCGCGGGCGAAGGCCAGGCGGCGGCGTCGATCCCGGCGCACGATTTGCCGGCGGCCGAGGCTCCGCGAGCGAATGAAGCGGCGACAGCGGGGGCGGCGGAAGCGCCGTCCCATAACCCGAGCGGCGGCGTGCTGGCGGGCGTGCGGCTGCTGTTGAAGGAAACGCGCACGGGCTCGGTGGCGGGCAAGGTTGAGCGCGTGGCCGATGAATTGGGCAAATCAGCCGACGAACTCACGGGCGCGCTGGTGGCGGCCGGGTTGAAAGTGCCGGAGAAGCCGCGCGAGAAGCCGGTGTTCGTCGAACACGGCGGCGAAATCTTTTGGTTCAACCTCAATGGCAAAGGCGAATTGTGGGTGAACGCGAAGGCTTCGAAATACCCCGAGGGCGGAGAGGAAGACGCGAGCGGCGCAGACCGCAAACCGCGGGGCGCGCGGGGGCGGGGCCGCAAAAAGAGCGATGCGCCGGCCGGCGAAGTGAATGAAAGCGCGAGCGACGCAGCGCCGGCGGACGCGGCGGCGGAAGCACCCGCGGACGAAGCGCGCGGCGAATAA
- a CDS encoding response regulator, producing the protein MTTVVLADDHDIVRRGVRSMLEAEGCFTIVAELADGLSAAQAVAQHQPDLLVLDLSLPRLHGIEVLRQARASSPRTKVVILSMHNDEPYVIEALRGGAMAYVLKGSDSTEILRAIREVLAGRRFLSGPLSEWAINALVNKPADSSDALASLSPREREVLHFAAEGLATSEIAEKLFISPRTAETHRTNLMRKLGLQNQTDLIRFAIRRGLIQP; encoded by the coding sequence ATGACCACCGTCGTTCTCGCCGATGATCACGACATAGTCCGGCGCGGCGTGCGCAGCATGCTCGAAGCGGAAGGGTGCTTCACCATCGTCGCCGAACTCGCCGACGGGCTTTCCGCCGCCCAAGCCGTCGCGCAACATCAACCCGACCTGCTCGTCCTCGACCTCAGCCTGCCCCGCCTGCACGGCATCGAAGTTCTGCGCCAGGCCCGGGCGTCCAGCCCACGCACGAAGGTCGTCATTCTCTCGATGCACAACGACGAACCCTACGTCATCGAGGCCCTGCGCGGCGGCGCGATGGCTTACGTGCTCAAAGGCTCCGACAGCACCGAAATTCTCCGCGCCATCAGAGAAGTGCTCGCCGGCCGCCGTTTCCTCAGCGGCCCCCTTTCCGAATGGGCCATCAACGCCCTCGTCAACAAACCCGCCGATTCGAGCGACGCCCTTGCCTCGCTCTCCCCGCGCGAACGCGAGGTGCTGCACTTCGCCGCCGAAGGCCTCGCCACCAGCGAGATTGCCGAAAAACTCTTCATCAGCCCGCGCACCGCGGAGACCCACCGCACAAACCTGATGCGCAAACTCGGCCTCCAAAATCAGACCGACCTCATCCGCTTCGCGATCCGCCGCGGCCTCATCCAGCCTTGA
- a CDS encoding ATP-binding response regulator codes for MIRVLYAEDDPQLPQMVRLYLAHASSEFHVETVVTARACLARMQQGGVDLLLLDMVLPDSDGLHILAELAARRDPTPVLMVSSQGQNELAVRALRAGAVDCIDKASPQFLQLPEIIERIYAQHVAARRSAAPFASVAPGPSAGLTAPPADAPPRVLLLETNPLVRDSLRAFLGESARPLTLVELGSLAEMERTITTGPAPALAILGPSPGADNPVDVLRRLRFHARDLRSIVVSTRTDADTAVAAFKLGAADYLAYRDGYLLELVFSLNNLLNAHHTERENLRLTRELENLNRSLEAQVTARTAELEQQIAVRRAAESRAEGYAARLQELSQRLIRIQEDERRALARELHDQVGQMLTGLKFQLEKSTAAAAPELRPALTEALHLADDLLSRVRQMTQQFRPRILDDLGLRPALEWHVGLFEKQTSIAVDLEISLPADRLAGELETAIFRVVQESLTNVARHSGTAHASVTVTRDDDHVLVEITDRGCGFDVDHALASRDSVGLTGIAERVSLAGGSLEIFSRPGVGTRVNASFPLGPAAAPSAP; via the coding sequence ATGATTCGCGTTCTCTACGCCGAAGACGATCCGCAGCTCCCCCAAATGGTGCGCCTGTATCTGGCGCATGCGTCCAGCGAGTTCCACGTCGAGACCGTCGTCACCGCTCGCGCCTGCCTCGCCCGCATGCAGCAAGGCGGCGTCGACCTGCTGCTGCTCGACATGGTGCTGCCCGATTCCGACGGCCTGCACATTCTCGCCGAACTCGCCGCCCGCCGCGATCCCACCCCCGTTCTCATGGTCAGCAGCCAGGGCCAGAACGAACTCGCCGTGCGCGCCCTGCGCGCGGGTGCCGTCGATTGCATCGACAAAGCCTCGCCGCAATTCCTCCAACTCCCGGAAATCATCGAACGCATCTATGCGCAGCACGTCGCCGCGCGCCGCTCCGCCGCCCCTTTTGCCTCCGTCGCCCCAGGCCCTTCCGCCGGCCTCACCGCTCCGCCCGCCGACGCGCCGCCGCGCGTCCTGCTCCTCGAAACCAACCCCCTCGTGCGCGACAGCCTGCGCGCCTTCCTCGGTGAAAGCGCCCGGCCCTTGACCCTCGTCGAGCTCGGCAGCCTCGCCGAGATGGAGCGCACGATCACCACCGGGCCCGCGCCCGCCCTCGCCATTCTCGGCCCCTCTCCCGGCGCCGATAATCCCGTCGACGTGTTGCGCCGCCTCCGCTTTCACGCCCGCGATCTGCGTTCCATCGTCGTCTCCACCCGCACCGATGCCGACACCGCCGTCGCCGCCTTCAAACTCGGCGCCGCCGACTACCTCGCCTACCGCGACGGCTACCTCCTCGAACTCGTCTTTTCGCTCAACAACCTCCTCAACGCGCACCACACCGAGCGCGAGAATCTCCGCCTCACCCGCGAACTCGAAAACCTCAACCGCTCCCTCGAAGCCCAGGTCACCGCCCGCACCGCCGAGTTGGAACAGCAAATCGCCGTGCGCCGCGCCGCCGAAAGCCGCGCCGAAGGCTACGCCGCGCGCCTGCAGGAACTCTCGCAACGCCTCATCCGCATTCAGGAAGACGAGCGCCGCGCCCTCGCCCGCGAACTCCACGATCAGGTCGGCCAGATGCTCACCGGCCTGAAATTCCAACTCGAAAAATCCACCGCCGCGGCCGCGCCCGAACTGCGCCCCGCGCTCACCGAAGCCCTCCACCTCGCCGACGATCTTCTCAGCCGCGTGCGCCAGATGACGCAGCAATTTCGCCCGCGCATCCTTGACGACCTCGGTCTGCGCCCCGCCCTCGAATGGCACGTCGGCCTCTTCGAAAAACAAACCAGCATTGCCGTCGACCTCGAGATTTCCCTGCCCGCCGACCGCCTCGCCGGCGAACTCGAGACCGCCATTTTTCGCGTCGTGCAAGAGTCCCTCACCAACGTCGCCCGCCATTCCGGCACCGCCCACGCGTCCGTCACCGTCACCCGCGACGATGATCACGTCCTGGTCGAAATCACCGACCGCGGCTGCGGCTTCGATGTCGACCACGCCCTCGCCTCCCGCGACTCCGTCGGCCTCACCGGCATCGCCGAACGCGTCAGCCTGGCCGGCGGCTCCCTGGAGATTTTCTCGCGCCCCGGCGTCGGCACCCGCGTCAACGCCAGTTTCCCCCTCGGCCCCGCCGCCGCTCCTTCCGCGCCATGA
- a CDS encoding enoyl-CoA hydratase/isomerase family protein, with protein sequence MTSVAPLLCAATGAVTTLTLNRPDKRNALNVELLTALLAGLETAGADATQRILILRGAGPVFCAGLDLAEAARPERAHASADLVARALAALSGTRLATIAVVQGAAIAGGAGLMAACDFAVATRNAKFGFPEVRRGLVAGLILTFLRRQLRERDLRELLLLGAPFDAAHAHALGLVNRLADDSAALEHEVDSLVHALLHAAPGAIAQTKQLLRDLWPHTVQHDLDHALAFHLQARNSPEAQEGIAAFQAKRLPSWAPPA encoded by the coding sequence ATGACTTCCGTCGCGCCGCTCCTCTGCGCCGCCACCGGCGCCGTCACCACCTTGACGCTCAACCGCCCCGACAAACGCAACGCCCTCAACGTCGAGCTCCTCACCGCGCTCCTCGCCGGCCTTGAAACCGCCGGCGCCGACGCCACGCAACGCATCCTCATCCTCCGCGGCGCCGGCCCCGTGTTTTGCGCCGGACTCGACCTCGCCGAAGCCGCTCGACCGGAACGCGCGCACGCCTCCGCCGATCTCGTCGCCCGCGCGCTCGCCGCCCTCAGCGGCACACGCCTCGCCACCATCGCGGTCGTCCAAGGCGCCGCCATCGCCGGTGGCGCCGGGCTCATGGCCGCGTGCGATTTCGCCGTCGCCACCCGCAACGCGAAATTCGGTTTTCCGGAAGTCCGGCGCGGACTCGTCGCCGGCCTCATCCTCACGTTTCTCCGCCGCCAACTCCGCGAACGCGACCTCCGCGAACTGCTGCTCCTCGGCGCTCCGTTCGACGCCGCCCACGCCCACGCGCTTGGGCTCGTCAACCGGCTCGCCGACGACTCCGCCGCGCTCGAGCACGAAGTCGATTCACTCGTGCACGCGTTGCTCCACGCGGCGCCCGGCGCCATCGCGCAAACGAAGCAGCTCCTCCGCGATCTCTGGCCGCACACCGTCCAGCACGACCTCGATCACGCCCTCGCGTTTCATCTGCAGGCGCGCAACTCCCCCGAAGCGCAGGAAGGCATCGCCGCGTTCCAAGCGAAGCGCCTGCCCTCGTGGGCGCCGCCCGCCTGA
- a CDS encoding AtuA-related protein yields MIPLREIAFARSGDKGNSANVAVFARTPAAYTFLRAHLTAARVEEYFRPLGVGTVARYDVPNLEALNFLLPSILAGGGSRSLRIDAQGKTLGMALLEMPIAFPATP; encoded by the coding sequence ATGATCCCGCTCCGCGAAATCGCCTTCGCCCGCAGCGGCGACAAAGGCAACTCCGCCAACGTCGCCGTCTTCGCGCGCACGCCCGCCGCCTACACGTTTCTGCGCGCTCATCTCACGGCCGCGCGCGTCGAAGAATATTTCCGCCCGCTCGGCGTCGGCACCGTCGCGCGCTACGACGTCCCCAACCTTGAGGCGCTCAACTTTCTCCTCCCCTCCATCCTCGCCGGCGGCGGCAGCCGCTCGCTGCGCATCGACGCCCAAGGCAAAACCCTCGGCATGGCGCTCCTCGAAATGCCCATCGCTTTTCCCGCCACGCCATGA